A genomic window from Pseudomonas leptonychotis includes:
- a CDS encoding GNAT family N-acetyltransferase: protein MLSIERLDAADFESYRQGLLALLLDSVAHGASVGFLADLDADAANTYFDQVLVGLRDGTYLLWLALEQGQVLGSVQLLLCQKPNGLNRAEVQKLLVHSNARRRSIANSLMQHLESAAAELQRGLLYLDTEAGSDAEAFYQARGYSCIGGLPDYACGPDGTYRANAIYYKTLSRPHQ, encoded by the coding sequence ACTTTGAGTCGTATCGCCAAGGCCTGCTAGCCCTGCTGCTCGACTCCGTCGCGCATGGCGCCTCAGTGGGTTTTCTCGCCGACCTCGATGCTGACGCGGCCAACACCTATTTCGACCAAGTTCTAGTCGGGCTGCGCGACGGCACTTACCTGCTCTGGCTGGCCCTGGAACAGGGCCAGGTACTGGGCAGCGTGCAACTGCTGCTGTGCCAGAAACCCAACGGCCTCAACCGCGCCGAAGTGCAGAAGCTGCTGGTACACAGCAACGCGCGCCGCCGCAGCATCGCCAACAGCCTAATGCAACACCTGGAAAGCGCAGCGGCCGAGCTGCAACGCGGCTTGTTGTACCTGGACACCGAAGCCGGCAGCGACGCCGAAGCCTTCTACCAGGCACGGGGCTACAGCTGCATCGGCGGCCTACCCGATTACGCCTGCGGCCCGGACGGTACCTACCGGGCCAACGCCATCTACTACAAAACCTTGTCGAGGCCCCATCAATGA
- a CDS encoding urease subunit beta yields the protein MIPGEYQIQDGEIELNAGRRTLTLNVANSGDRPIQVGSHFHFFETNDALAFEREPTRGMRLNIPAGTAVRFEPGQSREVELVDLAGQRRVFGFAGRVMGDLD from the coding sequence ATGATTCCCGGTGAATACCAGATCCAGGACGGCGAGATTGAACTCAATGCCGGCCGCCGCACCTTGACGTTGAACGTCGCCAACAGCGGCGACCGACCGATTCAGGTCGGCTCGCACTTTCACTTTTTCGAGACCAACGACGCACTGGCGTTTGAGCGCGAGCCCACGCGCGGTATGCGCCTGAATATTCCGGCCGGCACGGCGGTGCGCTTCGAGCCGGGCCAAAGCCGTGAAGTCGAACTGGTCGATCTCGCCGGGCAGCGCCGGGTGTTCGGCTTTGCCGGCCGAGTCATGGGCGACTTGGATTAA
- the ureC gene encoding urease subunit alpha, with amino-acid sequence MKISRQAYADMFGPTVGDKVRLADTELWIEVEKDFTTYGEEVKFGGGKVIRDGMGQGQLCAADVVDTLITNALIIDHWGIVKADVGLKDGRIAAIGKAGNPDIQPDVTIAIGAGTEVIAGEGMILTAGGIDSHIHFICPQQIEEALMSGVTTMIGGGTGPATGTNATTCTPGPWHMARMLQAADAFPMNLGFTGKGNASLPEPLIEQVKAGAIGLKLHEDWGTTPAAIDNCLSVADQYDVQVAIHTDTLNESGFVETTLAAFKGRTIHTYHTEGAGGGHAPDIIKACGFPNVLPSSTNPTRPFTRNTIDEHLDMLMVCHHLDPSIAEDVAFAESRIRRETIAAEDILHDLGAFSMISSDSQAMGRVGEVITRTWQTADKMHKQRGPLPGDGAGNSNFRVKRYIAKYTINPAITHGISHEVGSIEVGKWADLVLWRPAFFGVKPTLILKGGAIAASLMGDANASIPTPQPVHYRPMFASYGGSRHATSFTFISQAAFDAGVPEQLGLKKKIGVVKGCREVQKTDLIHNDYLPNIEVDAQNYQVKADGQLLWCEPADVLPMAQRYFLF; translated from the coding sequence ATGAAAATTTCCCGCCAAGCCTATGCCGATATGTTCGGCCCCACCGTCGGCGACAAGGTGCGCCTGGCCGACACAGAGCTGTGGATCGAAGTAGAGAAAGACTTCACCACCTACGGCGAGGAAGTGAAATTCGGCGGCGGCAAAGTGATCCGCGACGGCATGGGCCAGGGCCAACTCTGCGCCGCTGATGTGGTCGACACCCTGATCACCAACGCGCTGATCATCGATCACTGGGGCATCGTCAAAGCCGACGTAGGCCTCAAGGATGGCCGCATCGCCGCCATCGGCAAAGCCGGCAACCCGGACATTCAGCCCGACGTCACCATCGCCATCGGCGCCGGCACCGAGGTCATCGCCGGTGAGGGCATGATCCTCACCGCCGGCGGCATCGACAGTCATATTCACTTTATCTGCCCACAGCAGATCGAAGAGGCCTTGATGAGTGGCGTGACCACCATGATCGGCGGCGGCACCGGGCCGGCCACCGGCACTAACGCCACCACCTGCACGCCGGGCCCCTGGCATATGGCGCGCATGCTGCAAGCCGCTGACGCCTTCCCGATGAACCTCGGCTTTACCGGCAAAGGCAACGCCTCGCTGCCAGAGCCGCTGATTGAACAAGTCAAAGCCGGCGCCATTGGCCTGAAATTGCACGAAGACTGGGGCACTACACCGGCCGCCATCGACAACTGCCTGAGCGTCGCGGACCAATACGACGTGCAAGTAGCGATTCACACCGACACGCTCAACGAATCCGGCTTTGTCGAAACCACCCTGGCCGCGTTCAAAGGCCGCACCATTCACACCTATCACACCGAGGGTGCGGGCGGCGGTCATGCACCGGACATCATCAAGGCCTGCGGCTTTCCTAATGTGCTGCCCAGCTCGACCAACCCGACCCGGCCGTTCACCCGCAACACCATCGACGAGCACCTCGACATGCTGATGGTTTGTCACCACCTCGACCCGAGCATCGCCGAGGACGTGGCCTTTGCCGAATCGCGCATCCGCCGTGAAACCATCGCCGCCGAAGACATCCTGCATGACCTCGGCGCCTTCTCGATGATCAGCTCTGACAGCCAGGCCATGGGCCGCGTCGGTGAGGTGATCACGCGCACCTGGCAGACCGCCGACAAGATGCACAAGCAGCGCGGCCCGCTGCCTGGCGACGGTGCAGGCAACAGCAACTTCCGGGTTAAACGCTATATCGCCAAGTACACCATCAACCCGGCGATCACCCACGGCATCAGCCATGAAGTGGGCTCGATTGAAGTGGGTAAATGGGCGGATCTGGTGCTCTGGCGTCCGGCGTTTTTCGGCGTAAAACCGACGCTTATTTTGAAGGGCGGCGCGATTGCCGCCAGCCTGATGGGCGACGCCAACGCCTCGATCCCAACCCCGCAACCCGTACATTACCGGCCGATGTTTGCCAGCTATGGCGGCAGCCGTCACGCCACCAGCTTCACCTTTATCAGCCAGGCCGCATTCGATGCAGGAGTACCCGAGCAGCTCGGCTTGAAGAAGAAGATTGGCGTGGTCAAAGGCTGTCGTGAGGTGCAGAAGACTGACCTGATCCACAACGATTATCTGCCGAACATCGAGGTGGACGCACAGAACTATCAGGTCAAAGCCGACGGCCAGTTGCTCTGGTGTGAGCCGGCCGATGTGTTGCCAATGGCGCAGCGTTACTTTCTGTTCTGA
- a CDS encoding hemerythrin domain-containing protein: MTIFEALRISHDRQRELAEKMVATSGDSPERQALFSQLKEELAAHSVAEERHFYVPLLQDDLGVDLSRHAIAEHHEMDEMIEGLEETDLSSPSWLAQAKALSEKVHHHLHEEEQKFFQMAGKLLNETQKSKLSSAYLSTYDEQKAAVS, from the coding sequence ATGACAATTTTTGAAGCCCTGCGCATCAGCCACGACCGTCAACGTGAGTTGGCCGAAAAAATGGTAGCGACCAGCGGCGACAGCCCTGAACGCCAAGCTCTGTTTAGCCAACTCAAAGAAGAGTTGGCCGCGCACTCGGTGGCCGAGGAGCGCCACTTCTATGTTCCGTTGCTGCAAGATGACCTGGGCGTTGATCTTTCACGGCACGCCATCGCCGAGCATCACGAGATGGATGAAATGATCGAAGGCTTGGAAGAAACCGACCTCAGCAGCCCGAGCTGGCTGGCCCAGGCCAAAGCCTTGTCGGAGAAGGTGCATCACCACCTGCATGAGGAGGAACAAAAGTTCTTCCAAATGGCCGGCAAGCTGTTGAACGAGACGCAGAAGAGCAAGCTCTCATCTGCCTACCTCAGCACCTATGATGAGCAAAAAGCTGCCGTCAGCTGA
- a CDS encoding DksA/TraR family C4-type zinc finger protein, with amino-acid sequence MAGGWSSDGAVQEQIDSSIDDAIQRVRSQLPSGESLTHCEACDAVIPEARRQAIKGVRLCVVCQAEHDKEQAQFSGYNRRGSKDSQLR; translated from the coding sequence ATGGCGGGCGGTTGGAGCAGTGACGGGGCGGTGCAAGAACAGATCGACAGCAGCATCGATGACGCCATTCAACGTGTGCGCAGCCAACTGCCCAGCGGGGAGAGCCTGACCCACTGTGAAGCTTGCGATGCAGTGATCCCCGAGGCCCGCCGTCAGGCGATTAAGGGCGTTCGCCTGTGTGTGGTTTGCCAAGCCGAGCACGACAAAGAGCAGGCCCAGTTCAGTGGCTATAACCGCCGTGGCAGCAAGGACAGCCAGCTGCGCTGA
- a CDS encoding isocitrate lyase/PEP mutase family protein, which yields MQRASHHDLRAQFRALLASNSCYHTASVFDPMAARIAADLGFEVGILGGSVASLQVLAAPDFALITLSEFVEQATRIGRVSRLPVIADADHGYGNALNVMRTVVELERAGIAALTIEDTLLPAQFGRKSTDLISIDEGVGKIRAALEARVDPDLAIIARTHAGVLAVDEVIRRTQAYQAAGADAICIVGVEDFDHLEQISAALSIPLMLVTYGNPKLRDNERLASLGVRIVVNGHAAYFAAIKATYDCLREQRGAQSSDLSATELTHTYTQPEDYIVWAEEFMNVKE from the coding sequence ATGCAAAGAGCTTCGCATCATGACTTGCGCGCGCAATTTCGTGCACTTCTCGCGTCGAATAGCTGCTATCACACCGCTTCCGTGTTCGATCCCATGGCCGCGCGTATTGCTGCTGACCTTGGATTTGAAGTGGGTATCCTGGGCGGTTCTGTAGCTTCACTACAAGTTCTGGCCGCCCCTGACTTTGCCCTGATCACGCTCAGCGAGTTCGTTGAACAGGCCACTCGGATTGGCCGCGTCAGCCGTTTGCCGGTGATTGCCGATGCCGACCATGGCTACGGCAATGCGCTGAATGTGATGCGCACTGTGGTTGAGTTGGAGCGCGCAGGGATTGCCGCGCTGACCATCGAGGACACCCTGCTGCCAGCGCAATTCGGGCGCAAGTCCACCGACCTGATCAGCATTGACGAAGGTGTTGGCAAGATCCGCGCGGCGCTGGAGGCACGGGTCGACCCGGACTTGGCCATCATCGCTCGCACCCACGCTGGCGTGCTGGCCGTGGACGAAGTGATTCGCCGCACCCAGGCTTATCAAGCGGCCGGTGCCGATGCCATCTGCATCGTCGGAGTCGAGGATTTTGACCATCTGGAGCAGATTAGTGCTGCCTTGAGCATTCCGCTGATGCTGGTCACCTACGGCAACCCCAAGCTGCGTGACAACGAGCGCCTGGCAAGCTTAGGCGTACGCATTGTGGTCAACGGTCATGCGGCCTACTTCGCGGCCATCAAGGCCACCTACGACTGCCTGCGTGAGCAGCGTGGCGCGCAGTCCAGCGACCTCAGTGCCACTGAGCTGACGCACACCTACACCCAGCCGGAGGATTACATCGTCTGGGCTGAAGAATTTATGAATGTGAAAGAGTAG
- a CDS encoding type II secretion system F family protein has product MPSPSPALLDLAARAQLFAHLAAMEKAGVPVERALLSVQVPARAKAALASLQTQIAGGSDMASAGLRSGLFTPLDSTLLRAAQASGCLAAIYQRLAERYNHRAQQAAAIKSRLLMPAAVLVLALFIQPLPTLVGGQLSIAGYLWGVLWPLLVLGALYALGRGLYLRREHAPAGAASPLDGMLASVPILGPALPRRNLRDFFDSLGLMLEAGMPMLEALPKACAVISHAPLRKRFSAVHLAIQRGHSLAQALSALDFPGQGLALGLIRTGRPAEPCRPVCSTMPV; this is encoded by the coding sequence ATGCCTTCCCCAAGTCCTGCCCTGCTTGATCTTGCTGCGCGTGCCCAGTTGTTTGCCCATTTGGCGGCCATGGAAAAAGCCGGCGTGCCAGTCGAGCGGGCGTTGCTCAGCGTGCAAGTGCCAGCGCGCGCCAAGGCTGCGCTGGCCAGCTTGCAAACACAGATTGCCGGCGGTAGCGATATGGCCAGTGCCGGGCTGCGCAGTGGTTTGTTTACCCCGCTGGATAGCACCCTGCTGCGCGCCGCCCAGGCCAGTGGCTGTCTGGCGGCGATCTACCAGCGGCTGGCCGAGCGTTATAACCACCGGGCGCAACAGGCCGCTGCAATCAAATCACGCCTGCTGATGCCGGCGGCGGTGTTGGTGCTGGCGCTGTTTATCCAACCGCTGCCGACGCTGGTCGGCGGTCAACTGAGCATCGCCGGTTATCTGTGGGGCGTGCTCTGGCCGTTGCTGGTGCTGGGGGCGCTCTATGCTCTGGGCCGTGGGCTTTATCTGCGTCGCGAGCACGCACCCGCCGGCGCGGCTTCACCCCTTGATGGGATGTTGGCGAGCGTGCCGATCCTCGGTCCAGCGCTGCCGCGGCGTAATTTGCGCGATTTCTTCGACAGCCTGGGGCTGATGCTGGAGGCTGGCATGCCTATGCTTGAGGCCTTGCCCAAGGCCTGCGCGGTGATCAGCCATGCGCCGCTGCGTAAGCGTTTCAGTGCTGTTCATCTGGCGATACAGCGTGGGCACAGCCTGGCTCAGGCGCTATCCGCCCTCGACTTTCCCGGCCAGGGCTTGGCGCTTGGGCTGATTCGCACGGGGAGGCCAGCGGAACCTTGCCGGCCAGTCTGCTCAACTATGCCAGTGTAG
- a CDS encoding substrate-binding periplasmic protein: protein MLLRHCLLSILLMGCLVDSVLAELQLLTEDAPPTSFSRDGELQGLAVEVVRALIARTGDPAKIELLPWTRGYHLAQQQANTAIFSTVRTPEREAKFQWVGPLLIGTTSFYSLKSRNLHFDSLQQAAESGPLAVPKQWYTFETLSARGFKNLYGVTSSKNMVTMLRHERVQLIATEDLTLEDELASGGLRPDQVQAHLPFMRSAYYIAFSPQTDAALVERWRRALDAMHQDGSFAQIFRRWLPHAELPTATE, encoded by the coding sequence ATGCTGCTACGACATTGCCTGCTGAGCATTTTGCTGATGGGCTGCCTGGTTGACTCGGTATTGGCCGAATTGCAACTGCTCACAGAAGACGCCCCGCCAACCAGCTTTAGCCGCGATGGCGAGCTGCAAGGCTTGGCCGTGGAGGTGGTGCGTGCGTTGATAGCGCGTACGGGCGATCCTGCCAAGATCGAACTGTTGCCCTGGACGCGTGGTTATCACCTGGCTCAGCAGCAGGCAAACACGGCAATCTTCTCTACCGTGCGCACGCCGGAGCGCGAAGCCAAGTTCCAGTGGGTGGGGCCGCTGCTGATTGGCACCACCAGCTTCTACTCGCTGAAATCGCGCAATTTGCATTTTGACAGCCTGCAGCAAGCTGCCGAGAGCGGCCCGCTTGCCGTGCCGAAGCAGTGGTACACCTTTGAAACCCTAAGTGCGCGTGGTTTCAAGAATCTGTACGGGGTTACCAGCTCGAAGAATATGGTGACCATGCTCAGGCATGAGCGGGTGCAATTGATTGCCACTGAAGACCTGACCCTTGAGGACGAACTGGCCAGCGGCGGTTTACGCCCGGATCAGGTGCAGGCGCACCTGCCGTTTATGCGATCGGCCTACTACATCGCCTTCTCCCCGCAGACCGATGCGGCGCTGGTCGAGCGTTGGCGGCGCGCGTTAGATGCCATGCATCAAGATGGCAGTTTTGCCCAGATATTCCGCCGCTGGTTGCCACATGCCGAGTTGCCCACCGCTACCGAATAG
- a CDS encoding substrate-binding periplasmic protein yields MTLRLLIGMLLLSCGTALLAAELRLYTEDYRPMSFIDKGELTGMAVEVVELLVQRTGQETRIELVPWTRGYQQVQHEANSGLFSTVRTAKRDPLFQWVGPIAVGHTSFYARRGSGLKVRTLQEVERLQSVAVPKQWYSYEYLSDRGLKNLYGVPTPQQMTKMFKHGRVALLVANNLTLDEMLAEQGMRREEVELQFTFMDNSAYIAFSKNTDPQLVQRWQQALEQATRDGSLQRIQQRWFSEPYKVPGIAPTP; encoded by the coding sequence ATGACGTTGAGACTCTTGATCGGCATGTTGTTGCTAAGTTGTGGCACAGCGCTGCTGGCGGCTGAGTTGCGCCTGTATACCGAGGACTACCGGCCAATGAGCTTTATCGACAAGGGTGAGTTGACTGGCATGGCGGTGGAGGTGGTCGAGTTGCTGGTGCAGCGGACCGGGCAAGAGACGCGTATCGAGCTGGTGCCCTGGACCCGTGGTTACCAGCAGGTTCAGCATGAGGCCAACAGCGGACTGTTCTCTACCGTGCGCACGGCTAAGCGCGACCCCTTGTTTCAATGGGTCGGACCGATTGCGGTGGGGCACACCAGCTTCTATGCGCGACGCGGTAGTGGTTTGAAGGTGCGTACGTTGCAGGAAGTTGAGCGGCTCCAGAGCGTGGCGGTGCCCAAACAGTGGTACTCCTACGAGTACCTCAGTGATAGAGGCCTGAAAAACTTGTACGGCGTTCCCACGCCACAGCAGATGACCAAGATGTTCAAGCATGGTCGGGTAGCGCTGCTGGTGGCCAATAACTTGACCCTGGACGAGATGCTCGCGGAGCAGGGCATGCGCCGTGAGGAGGTCGAATTACAGTTCACTTTTATGGACAACAGTGCCTATATCGCCTTTTCAAAGAACACCGATCCTCAGTTGGTACAGCGTTGGCAGCAAGCGCTTGAACAAGCGACGCGTGATGGAAGCCTGCAGCGCATTCAGCAGCGCTGGTTTAGTGAGCCCTACAAGGTGCCTGGAATAGCACCGACACCTTGA
- a CDS encoding substrate-binding domain-containing protein, protein MLMCSRFLSRDSLLILALLTSWTASVLAKDCVGVVAASATPFWLQVEAGARQAAREQGVDMYFRGPSREGRVETQLQLINWALEHGCKALVIAPSGTEIIPRMRQLAANGLTTIYFDRDLPGSAVRGVVATDNFLAGVQAGQALALALGGRGKVALLRLQAGIPSTSERERGFRQGAQDGGLSILIDTYVGEDSQVAVDALADQLPQLAGVFTPNSTSSRAVLAALRRLGKAGKLLHVGFDADDLLLDALRQGDIHSLMIQQAHAIGYQAVQLAAQGLRGKLPLEPVNVALQVRLVNRENLAQWEQSRESELSANR, encoded by the coding sequence ATGTTGATGTGCAGTCGATTTTTGTCGAGAGACTCATTACTGATTCTTGCGCTATTAACCAGTTGGACGGCCTCGGTGTTGGCAAAGGATTGCGTGGGAGTGGTGGCGGCTAGCGCCACTCCTTTTTGGCTGCAAGTTGAAGCTGGCGCACGCCAGGCCGCCAGGGAGCAAGGGGTAGACATGTATTTTCGCGGGCCCAGCCGCGAAGGGCGGGTAGAAACGCAGCTGCAGTTGATCAACTGGGCTCTGGAGCACGGCTGCAAAGCGCTGGTTATTGCGCCCAGCGGTACTGAGATCATTCCGCGTATGCGCCAGTTGGCAGCTAATGGACTGACCACCATTTATTTTGACCGTGATCTACCCGGCAGCGCGGTGCGTGGTGTGGTGGCTACCGACAACTTTCTCGCGGGTGTGCAGGCCGGGCAAGCACTGGCGTTGGCGCTTGGTGGTCGGGGTAAGGTGGCCTTGCTGCGCTTACAGGCAGGTATACCGTCGACCAGTGAGCGTGAGCGTGGTTTCCGTCAGGGCGCGCAAGACGGCGGGCTGAGCATTCTGATTGATACCTACGTGGGTGAAGACAGCCAGGTTGCGGTGGATGCCTTGGCTGATCAGTTGCCACAGCTGGCGGGCGTGTTTACGCCCAATAGCACCAGTTCACGTGCGGTGCTGGCGGCGCTACGCCGGCTCGGTAAAGCCGGCAAGTTATTGCATGTGGGGTTCGATGCCGATGATCTGCTTCTGGATGCGTTGCGCCAGGGTGATATCCACAGCCTGATGATTCAACAAGCCCATGCCATTGGCTATCAGGCAGTCCAACTGGCGGCGCAAGGCTTGCGCGGAAAGCTCCCGCTTGAGCCGGTGAACGTGGCGCTGCAGGTTAGATTGGTGAATCGCGAAAACCTGGCGCAATGGGAGCAATCGCGGGAATCGGAGCTCTCGGCCAATCGCTAG
- a CDS encoding VC0807 family protein, translating to MTDTTQSTQATHKPRPLIDLLVSIIIPSLILMKLSGEAKLGPDGALMLALAFPLGWGSFELLKYRKFNFIALLGLVSVLLTGGIGLLKLDNQWLAIKEAAIPGLIGIAVLVSTRTRYPLIRTMLFNKTVLNVDKIHERLEQAGNTEQFDARLLMATYWLSGTFFFSSVMNYVLAKWIVISPAGSEAFNTELGRMNLLSYPMIAIPSMIMLMAIFYFLWRTIHGLTGLKLEDVMANAEQEKQP from the coding sequence ATGACCGATACCACGCAAAGCACTCAGGCCACGCACAAACCCCGTCCACTGATCGATTTGCTGGTCAGCATCATCATCCCTTCACTGATTCTGATGAAGCTCAGTGGTGAGGCCAAGCTGGGGCCCGATGGGGCGCTCATGCTGGCGCTGGCCTTCCCCTTGGGCTGGGGCAGTTTCGAGCTGCTCAAGTACCGCAAATTCAACTTTATCGCCTTGCTTGGCTTGGTCAGCGTGCTGCTCACCGGCGGTATCGGCCTGCTTAAACTGGATAACCAGTGGCTGGCGATTAAGGAAGCCGCGATCCCCGGGCTGATCGGCATCGCCGTCCTGGTCTCGACCCGCACGCGCTACCCGTTGATCCGCACCATGCTGTTCAACAAAACGGTACTCAATGTCGACAAGATCCATGAGCGCTTGGAGCAGGCTGGCAACACCGAACAGTTCGACGCCCGCCTGCTTATGGCCACTTACTGGCTGAGCGGCACCTTCTTCTTTTCCTCGGTGATGAACTACGTATTGGCCAAGTGGATTGTGATCAGCCCGGCCGGCAGCGAAGCCTTTAACACCGAGCTAGGGCGGATGAACCTGCTCAGCTATCCGATGATCGCGATCCCTTCGATGATCATGCTGATGGCCATCTTCTATTTCCTGTGGCGCACCATCCACGGCCTCACCGGCCTCAAGCTGGAAGACGTGATGGCCAATGCTGAACAGGAAAAGCAGCCCTAA
- a CDS encoding YqaA family protein, producing the protein MLTLSAYLGLFISALGAATLLPLQSESVLVALLLSAAYSPWALLAVASVGNILGSLLNWLLGRYLEHFRHRSWFPISDARLLQAQRGYARYGRWSLLLSWVPVIGDPLTLVAGMMRERLWVFLLIVSLAKTARYAVLIGLTLGGTTFVAP; encoded by the coding sequence GTGCTGACGCTCTCAGCGTATCTGGGGCTGTTTATTTCGGCCCTGGGCGCCGCCACCCTGTTGCCGCTGCAATCGGAGAGCGTGCTGGTAGCCCTGCTGCTCAGCGCGGCGTATTCGCCCTGGGCACTGCTGGCCGTCGCCAGCGTCGGCAACATCCTGGGCTCACTGCTCAACTGGCTGCTGGGGCGCTACCTTGAGCACTTTCGCCACAGGTCCTGGTTTCCGATCAGCGACGCGCGCCTGCTGCAAGCGCAACGCGGCTATGCCCGTTATGGCCGCTGGTCGCTGCTGCTGAGCTGGGTACCCGTTATCGGTGACCCCCTGACGCTGGTAGCCGGCATGATGCGCGAACGCCTGTGGGTTTTTCTGCTGATCGTCAGCTTGGCGAAAACCGCCCGCTATGCCGTGTTGATAGGTCTGACACTGGGCGGCACAACGTTCGTCGCGCCGTAG
- a CDS encoding Hsp70 family protein — MTLSTPARACGIDFGTSNSTVGWLRPDADTLIPLEDGKITLPSVVFFNMEERRPVYGRLALHEYLEGYEGRLMRSLKSLLGSKLLKSETTVLGSALPFKDLLGFFIGELKARAESAADRPFEEVVLGRPVFFVDDDPVADLEAQNTLVAVAHKLGFKDVSFQYEPIAAAFDYESGISQEELVLIVDIGGGTSDFSLVRLAPERRNVTDRSQDILATGGVHIGGTDFDKQLSLAGVMPLFGYGSRMKSAAPMPTSTHLNLATWHTINAVYSAQSQRQLQSMRYDIVDPTGIDRLFQLIERRDGHWLAMQVEDSKIALTEQDARPIDLGRLEPGLVAELTRDLFENAIEPLLERVRASVTQLLSDAGVNVEQVDTVFFTGGSSGIPALRQSVAAMLPNAQHVEGNTFGSIGSGLAIEAQKRYGNC; from the coding sequence ATGACTCTCTCTACACCCGCCCGCGCCTGCGGCATCGACTTCGGCACCTCCAACTCCACTGTCGGCTGGTTACGTCCAGACGCCGACACTCTGATCCCTCTGGAAGACGGCAAAATCACCCTGCCGTCCGTGGTGTTCTTCAATATGGAAGAACGTCGCCCGGTCTACGGCCGCCTGGCCCTGCACGAGTACCTGGAAGGCTACGAAGGCCGCCTGATGCGCTCGTTGAAAAGCCTACTGGGCAGCAAGCTGCTAAAAAGCGAAACCACCGTGCTCGGCAGCGCCTTGCCCTTCAAGGACCTGCTCGGTTTCTTTATCGGCGAGTTGAAAGCGCGTGCAGAAAGCGCTGCTGACCGACCGTTTGAAGAAGTGGTACTGGGCCGCCCGGTGTTTTTCGTCGATGACGACCCGGTGGCCGACCTGGAAGCACAGAACACCTTGGTTGCCGTGGCACATAAGCTCGGCTTTAAAGACGTATCGTTCCAGTACGAGCCGATTGCGGCAGCCTTCGATTACGAGTCGGGGATCAGCCAGGAAGAACTGGTGCTGATCGTCGACATCGGCGGCGGCACCTCGGACTTCTCCTTAGTGCGCCTGGCCCCCGAGCGCCGTAACGTCACCGACCGCAGCCAGGACATTCTCGCCACTGGCGGCGTACACATCGGCGGTACCGACTTCGATAAGCAACTCTCGCTGGCAGGTGTGATGCCGCTGTTCGGTTATGGCAGCCGAATGAAAAGCGCCGCGCCGATGCCCACCAGCACCCACCTGAATCTGGCGACCTGGCACACCATCAACGCGGTCTATTCCGCGCAGTCACAGCGCCAGCTGCAAAGCATGCGCTACGACATCGTCGACCCCACCGGCATCGACCGCCTGTTTCAACTGATCGAGCGCCGCGACGGCCACTGGCTGGCCATGCAAGTGGAGGACAGCAAGATCGCCCTCACCGAGCAGGATGCGCGACCGATTGACCTGGGCCGCCTTGAACCCGGCCTAGTCGCCGAGCTGACCCGCGACTTGTTCGAGAATGCCATCGAGCCGCTGCTGGAGCGCGTGCGCGCCAGCGTCACCCAGTTGCTGAGCGACGCCGGCGTAAATGTTGAGCAGGTCGATACGGTGTTCTTTACCGGCGGCTCCAGCGGCATTCCAGCGCTGCGCCAGAGCGTTGCGGCAATGTTGCCCAATGCCCAGCATGTTGAAGGCAACACCTTCGGCAGCATCGGCAGTGGCTTGGCGATTGAAGCGCAGAAGCGGTACGGCAATTGTTAA